A single genomic interval of Flectobacillus major DSM 103 harbors:
- a CDS encoding SusC/RagA family TonB-linked outer membrane protein: MKIKWLLLYGAMLPMSGISARYITKGDYPQHGLVLNKITNTKTTAPKDKTITGQIVDEKGEGLPGASVVLKGTNIGTNTDAKGNFTIKVPEESTNPVLVISYVGFITEEIAISGRTVVNIPLKADAKSLDEVVVVGYGTQKRSDITGSVASVPKERLSQLPITNVLQAVQGSVAGVNISQSSSVPGSTPSTIIRGQNSINANSGPYVVVDGIPLSKTGGSLNDINPNDIESMEILKDASAVAIYGTNGANGVILITTKRGKTGKPSIRYSTYTGIEEFAHILTPRNGEQYLQKYKDYLAQTGQPQTSPVPNYNELANYNAGITTDWLKEASQTGVLQNHNLSISGGSPNVKYFISGDYLDQKGVIKGYQYKRISFRSNLDVNVTDYLTVGTSLFIANNNYDGGRTNLLNATAMSPYGQEYNSDGSYTIYPMFPEQLYTNPMLGLTTDRVNGSTNLNGNGYAEIQFSGLLKGLKYRMNLGYSYIPTHVATYTGRKANDLLGTAYSSYSETNSYTLENILSYTKDWGKHHLDFTGLYSAQQRKYNTASVTAVGFVNDELSYNNIGAGATQSGSSYADRYGLNSQMLRVNYTYDSRYLLTVTARRDGSSVFGANTSKYGLFPSAALGWNIMNEPFMRDLSLINNLKLRLSVGKSGNEAISVYRTITTDNTVRSPFNGVSSIGAVAGNLGNANLQWESTLSKNIGIDFGLMNNRINGSVELYQNSTTGLLLLRSLPIITGYSNVFDNLGETSNTGIELTLNTRNVTKGDFKWESTFVFASNHNKIVDLYGDKKDDLGNRWFIGQPISVVYDYKLLGVWQKGEDASKQDPGALAGDLKFADLNGDGKITAEDRTILGQTTPKWTGGITNTFHYKNLHLNVFIQTVQGVTRNNADLTYADETGKRNTPIDVGYWTAENQSNTRPSLAYKNPRGYGYASDASYTRIKDVTLSYVFNQNLLEKLHLGGLTVYASGRNLHTFTNWIGWDPEAVQQQRGSGDWANNYPLTRTFVLGLNISLR; encoded by the coding sequence ATGAAAATTAAATGGTTACTTCTTTACGGAGCAATGTTGCCTATGAGTGGCATATCAGCCCGTTACATTACCAAAGGTGATTATCCACAACATGGACTTGTGCTAAACAAAATCACCAACACTAAAACAACTGCCCCAAAAGACAAAACAATTACAGGACAAATTGTCGATGAAAAAGGTGAGGGTTTGCCAGGTGCAAGTGTTGTACTGAAAGGAACAAATATTGGCACAAATACCGATGCCAAAGGAAACTTTACCATAAAAGTACCCGAAGAATCTACCAACCCAGTGTTGGTTATTTCGTATGTAGGTTTTATTACAGAGGAAATCGCTATTTCGGGGCGAACCGTTGTCAATATACCCCTCAAAGCCGATGCTAAATCGCTCGACGAAGTAGTGGTTGTAGGATATGGTACTCAAAAACGCTCGGATATTACGGGTTCGGTGGCATCTGTTCCTAAAGAACGCCTATCGCAGTTACCTATTACCAATGTTTTGCAAGCCGTACAAGGTTCGGTAGCGGGTGTAAATATCTCACAGTCATCATCTGTTCCTGGCTCTACTCCCTCAACGATTATCAGAGGCCAGAACTCGATCAATGCCAACTCAGGCCCTTATGTGGTAGTAGATGGTATTCCTTTGAGCAAAACAGGTGGCTCGCTCAACGACATCAACCCCAATGATATAGAGTCGATGGAAATCCTAAAAGATGCTTCGGCAGTGGCTATTTATGGTACAAATGGAGCTAATGGGGTCATCTTGATTACCACCAAAAGAGGTAAAACAGGCAAACCTTCTATTCGCTATAGTACCTATACGGGTATCGAGGAGTTTGCACACATTCTTACGCCACGCAATGGAGAACAATATTTACAAAAATACAAAGACTACCTTGCTCAAACAGGCCAACCACAAACAAGCCCTGTACCCAACTACAACGAACTAGCCAACTACAATGCAGGTATTACTACCGATTGGCTAAAAGAAGCTAGCCAAACTGGTGTTTTACAGAACCATAACTTGAGTATTTCGGGTGGGTCGCCCAATGTAAAATACTTTATTTCAGGCGATTACCTCGACCAAAAAGGAGTAATAAAAGGGTATCAATATAAAAGAATCAGTTTCCGCTCAAACCTAGATGTCAACGTTACTGATTACCTAACAGTAGGTACGTCATTGTTTATTGCCAATAACAATTATGACGGCGGCCGTACCAACTTGCTCAATGCCACAGCCATGAGTCCGTATGGGCAAGAATACAATAGCGACGGAAGTTATACAATTTATCCGATGTTTCCTGAGCAATTATACACCAACCCAATGTTGGGACTAACAACCGACCGTGTCAATGGCAGCACAAACCTCAATGGTAATGGTTATGCAGAAATACAATTTTCGGGGCTTTTAAAAGGGCTAAAATACAGAATGAACTTGGGGTATTCGTATATTCCAACTCATGTGGCAACTTATACAGGCCGCAAAGCCAACGACTTGCTTGGTACAGCCTATAGCTCATATAGCGAAACAAATAGCTATACCCTTGAAAACATATTGTCATATACCAAAGATTGGGGCAAGCACCACCTTGACTTTACAGGGTTATACTCTGCCCAACAACGTAAATACAATACTGCCAGTGTTACAGCTGTAGGTTTTGTCAACGACGAATTATCATACAATAATATTGGTGCTGGTGCTACCCAATCGGGAAGTTCGTATGCCGACCGTTATGGTCTTAATTCGCAGATGCTCCGTGTAAACTATACTTACGATAGCCGTTATTTATTGACAGTTACAGCTCGCCGTGATGGTTCTTCGGTATTTGGAGCTAATACCTCGAAGTATGGTTTATTTCCATCGGCAGCTCTAGGCTGGAATATTATGAACGAGCCTTTTATGAGAGATTTAAGTTTAATCAATAACTTAAAATTACGTTTATCTGTCGGAAAATCAGGCAATGAGGCTATCAGTGTGTATCGTACTATTACTACCGATAACACCGTTCGGAGTCCATTTAATGGGGTAAGTAGTATCGGTGCTGTGGCTGGTAACCTCGGCAATGCCAATCTTCAGTGGGAAAGTACCCTCAGCAAAAATATTGGTATAGATTTCGGTTTGATGAACAACCGTATAAACGGTAGCGTAGAACTTTACCAAAACAGCACAACTGGTCTATTATTATTAAGAAGCCTTCCTATTATTACAGGATATAGCAACGTTTTTGATAACCTAGGTGAAACCTCAAATACAGGGATCGAACTTACCCTCAATACCCGAAATGTCACAAAAGGTGATTTTAAATGGGAAAGCACTTTTGTGTTTGCCTCTAACCATAACAAAATTGTGGATTTGTACGGCGACAAAAAAGACGACCTAGGCAACCGATGGTTTATTGGACAACCTATTAGCGTTGTTTATGATTACAAACTTTTGGGGGTTTGGCAAAAAGGCGAAGATGCCTCTAAGCAAGACCCTGGAGCATTGGCTGGCGATTTGAAATTTGCTGATTTGAATGGCGACGGAAAAATTACTGCCGAAGACCGTACTATTTTGGGTCAAACTACTCCAAAATGGACAGGTGGTATTACCAATACATTCCACTATAAAAACCTACACTTGAATGTATTTATCCAAACAGTACAGGGGGTTACTCGCAACAATGCCGACTTAACTTATGCCGACGAAACAGGCAAACGAAATACGCCTATTGATGTGGGCTACTGGACAGCCGAAAATCAAAGCAATACACGACCTTCTTTGGCTTACAAAAACCCAAGAGGCTATGGCTATGCTTCTGATGCCAGTTATACACGTATCAAAGATGTAACCTTGAGTTATGTTTTTAATCAAAATTTACTAGAAAAGCTACATTTGGGTGGGCTTACTGTATATGCAAGTGGCCGTAACCTACATACGTTTACAAATTGGATTGGCTGGGACCCAGAGGCCGTACAACAGCAAAGAGGTTCGGGTGACTGGGCAAACAACTATCCTCTTACACGTACGTTTGTGTTGGGTCTTAATATTAGTCTTCGTTAA
- a CDS encoding hybrid sensor histidine kinase/response regulator transcription factor yields MKKYILLICGLCLYAQWGQAQSGEDRFRFEHLTVNEGLPHSDAMSVVQDNAGFIWVATNDGVARFDGYEIKRYNLPVNPKNGLTSNRIQSLHKDFRGYLWSGAERAGLSFYDENYDHFININDRTTSTVDKKTLAILRNTSVLNISSDRQGHIFAGTREGVFMLTLNLHNELIDIQQISLGSQKVYTASDLAVDSSGTLWIGTDGKGLWYLEATWIKAGRNIAKIAPMSVDEVSALHFDKKGNLWIGANNRIYWVAAQEFKERHPFDKHPLPQTLEGIECIEVDSFGRLWVGTNFGLYFWEAQPNNTNIPVVQEKVSIFLPKDDNPYSINSGRIHQVFEDKNQILWFAASAGGLNKVDLRHKPFHNLQRQFKQNPTLPNNYVNALHKDFQHNWLWIGTRNGFSRYDFTTKTYKNYLNREALGDATGIDVASFCQTTSGSLWVGTRYNGLIRLQNNQITTFKQLNPQLSLFSTSIESIVEDNDGSIWLATFELGLIHLDKNGKFLAQFSLDDNQLPSRQFTYLLYEKEKGILWASTRDIGVLKIQIMPQKLHVLEQFSYKKNDKNSLSVNCAWPLLKDTEGAIWVGTIGGGLNRIIPMASGKYRVQRYQTPEMNVETLLSDEKGNLWIGGSGLSRFTPKNKQWLHYNVADGIQSNSFKVGAACKATDGTLFMGGIKGVTYFRPSQILPNQYAPKVWLTNLRIFNKVVHVGEKINNRVLLNKPMSKTHQVTIHADENDFSIEFVGLNYSNPNKNTYAYRLVGYNDNWIYPAAGQRTASFSNLAAGQYYFSVKVDNGEGRWSEQPATLQITILPPWYYTWWAYLLYLSLIAIGLLIYRKITLSQQELRNTLALEKFKTEKEKEVTDIKLRFFTNVSHELRTPLTLIMGPLEDLVSTQGNNHNKLILMHQQTKKLLDLVNQLLEFRKVEAGHISLHASEGNIIHFLTEIFLIFQLKAEEYQFDYAITIPNEPVTMFFDWSKLEIVLTNLLSNAFKYTPHGGKIRFGVSVVGSPNANARWVDKQLQDNYIEIKVQDWGVGMNSDELNKIFDPYYQASHTDTMRMLGTGIGLSLAQNFVEAHHGQITVDSSLGIGTTFTVKLPFGKAHLSASQIGEPLQESNFTSMNTPKSPSLAKPEWLKTDFMIPPTTRILLVEDNTELRQYLQQLFEPYCEVFLAVDGIEGWEKTLEAIPDLIVSDVMMPNSDGLSLCKKVKDNPKTTHIPVVLLTARAAVMHELEGLETGADEYMAKPFNPKILLTKVFSMLQSRLLLREYYQRQLLLEPSLVMIPDETKVFLQKAMTIVEDNLGNSDFNVQVLVREMAMSQSAFYRQIKAITGQSVVEFIRDIRLKRAAQLLTTSNFRVSEIATMVGIDDIKYFRKMFQSIYKLSPTEYARQHKTEL; encoded by the coding sequence ATGAAAAAGTATATATTGCTGATTTGTGGGCTATGTTTATATGCCCAATGGGGACAAGCGCAATCGGGTGAAGATAGGTTTCGTTTTGAACACCTTACCGTTAATGAAGGGCTACCTCATAGTGATGCCATGAGTGTTGTTCAAGACAATGCAGGGTTTATTTGGGTAGCAACCAACGACGGAGTTGCTCGTTTTGATGGTTATGAAATTAAGCGATATAACCTTCCTGTAAATCCTAAAAATGGACTAACGAGCAACAGAATTCAATCACTCCATAAAGATTTTCGAGGGTATTTGTGGAGTGGTGCTGAACGGGCAGGGTTGAGCTTTTATGATGAAAATTACGATCATTTTATCAATATTAATGATAGAACTACCAGTACCGTCGATAAAAAAACATTGGCTATACTAAGGAATACAAGTGTATTAAATATTAGTTCGGATAGGCAAGGGCATATATTTGCAGGTACACGAGAGGGGGTTTTTATGTTGACCCTCAATTTGCACAATGAGTTGATAGACATACAGCAAATATCTTTGGGTAGCCAAAAAGTCTATACAGCTTCTGACTTGGCAGTAGACTCTTCAGGAACGCTATGGATAGGCACTGATGGAAAAGGGCTTTGGTATTTGGAGGCTACATGGATAAAGGCTGGAAGAAATATAGCAAAAATTGCTCCTATGTCTGTTGATGAAGTTAGTGCTTTGCATTTTGATAAAAAAGGTAATTTGTGGATTGGTGCTAACAACCGTATCTATTGGGTGGCTGCTCAGGAGTTTAAAGAAAGGCATCCTTTCGACAAACACCCGCTTCCTCAAACCCTAGAGGGTATTGAATGTATAGAGGTAGATTCATTTGGTCGCTTGTGGGTAGGAACTAATTTTGGACTATATTTTTGGGAAGCACAGCCCAATAATACCAATATACCTGTAGTACAGGAAAAAGTGAGTATTTTTTTGCCGAAAGACGATAACCCTTATAGTATCAACTCTGGCCGAATACATCAGGTTTTTGAAGATAAAAATCAAATTCTGTGGTTTGCTGCTTCGGCAGGAGGACTCAATAAGGTAGACTTACGACATAAACCTTTCCATAATTTGCAACGACAGTTTAAGCAGAACCCAACTTTACCCAATAATTATGTTAATGCTTTGCACAAAGATTTTCAACATAATTGGCTTTGGATTGGGACTCGCAATGGTTTTTCACGGTATGATTTTACAACAAAAACCTATAAAAATTACCTAAATAGAGAGGCTCTGGGTGATGCAACGGGCATAGATGTCGCTTCGTTTTGCCAAACTACCAGCGGAAGCCTTTGGGTGGGTACTCGATACAATGGCTTGATTCGCCTTCAAAATAACCAAATAACAACTTTTAAGCAGCTCAATCCACAGTTGAGTTTGTTCAGTACCAGTATCGAAAGTATTGTAGAAGACAACGACGGGTCTATTTGGCTGGCTACCTTTGAATTAGGACTTATTCATCTTGATAAAAATGGCAAATTTTTAGCTCAATTTTCACTCGACGACAACCAGTTGCCTTCTCGGCAATTTACGTACTTGCTGTACGAAAAAGAAAAGGGAATATTGTGGGCAAGTACACGAGACATAGGTGTTTTGAAAATTCAAATTATGCCGCAAAAACTACATGTTTTAGAACAGTTTTCTTATAAAAAAAATGACAAAAACAGCCTCAGTGTTAACTGTGCTTGGCCGCTCTTGAAAGATACCGAGGGGGCTATTTGGGTGGGTACAATTGGCGGTGGGCTCAATCGTATCATTCCTATGGCCTCTGGCAAATATCGAGTACAGAGGTATCAAACGCCAGAAATGAATGTAGAAACATTACTGTCGGACGAAAAGGGAAACCTCTGGATTGGTGGTTCGGGGTTGAGCCGATTTACCCCTAAAAATAAACAATGGCTGCACTATAATGTAGCCGACGGTATCCAAAGCAATTCGTTTAAGGTGGGTGCCGCCTGTAAAGCTACCGACGGAACGCTCTTTATGGGTGGAATAAAAGGAGTAACTTACTTTCGGCCGAGCCAGATTTTGCCTAATCAGTACGCTCCAAAAGTATGGCTAACCAATCTTCGGATTTTTAACAAGGTTGTTCATGTTGGCGAAAAAATCAATAACCGAGTTTTGTTAAATAAGCCAATGAGCAAAACCCATCAAGTAACAATTCATGCCGATGAAAATGATTTTTCGATAGAGTTTGTGGGTCTTAATTACAGTAACCCCAATAAGAATACTTATGCCTATCGCCTTGTAGGCTATAACGACAATTGGATATATCCTGCTGCTGGGCAACGAACGGCTAGTTTTTCAAATCTTGCTGCGGGTCAATATTACTTTTCTGTAAAGGTCGACAACGGCGAAGGCCGTTGGTCTGAGCAGCCCGCCACTTTGCAAATTACAATATTGCCACCTTGGTACTATACTTGGTGGGCGTATTTGCTATACCTAAGCTTGATTGCTATTGGGTTGTTGATATACCGAAAAATCACCTTGAGTCAACAAGAGTTACGTAATACTTTGGCCTTAGAAAAGTTCAAGACAGAAAAAGAAAAAGAAGTTACAGACATAAAACTTCGATTTTTTACCAATGTTTCCCATGAACTTCGTACACCGCTTACTTTGATTATGGGGCCGCTAGAAGACCTTGTTTCTACCCAAGGCAATAATCATAATAAATTGATACTGATGCACCAGCAAACCAAAAAATTGCTTGATTTAGTAAATCAACTATTAGAGTTTCGTAAAGTGGAAGCGGGACATATTTCTTTACATGCTTCAGAAGGAAATATTATCCATTTTTTGACAGAAATATTTTTGATTTTTCAGTTAAAAGCAGAAGAGTATCAATTTGACTATGCTATTACGATTCCTAATGAGCCTGTGACAATGTTTTTTGACTGGAGTAAGCTCGAAATCGTTTTGACCAATTTGTTGTCAAATGCTTTTAAATATACACCTCATGGCGGAAAAATCAGATTCGGTGTTTCTGTGGTTGGCTCACCCAATGCCAATGCCCGATGGGTAGACAAGCAATTGCAGGATAACTATATCGAAATAAAAGTACAAGATTGGGGAGTTGGCATGAACTCCGATGAGCTTAATAAGATTTTTGACCCTTATTATCAGGCTTCGCACACCGATACCATGCGTATGTTGGGTACGGGGATAGGGCTGTCGCTAGCACAAAACTTTGTTGAGGCACATCATGGTCAAATTACTGTAGACAGCAGCTTGGGTATAGGTACAACTTTTACAGTAAAATTACCATTTGGGAAAGCTCATTTGAGTGCTAGCCAAATAGGAGAGCCTTTGCAGGAAAGCAATTTTACGTCTATGAATACACCCAAAAGCCCTTCTTTGGCAAAACCCGAATGGCTCAAAACAGATTTTATGATACCTCCAACAACCCGTATTTTACTGGTAGAAGATAATACCGAGCTACGGCAGTATCTACAGCAGTTGTTTGAGCCATATTGTGAAGTGTTTTTGGCTGTTGATGGTATTGAGGGCTGGGAAAAAACCCTAGAGGCGATACCCGACCTGATCGTTAGCGATGTAATGATGCCCAACAGCGATGGGCTATCGCTATGTAAAAAGGTAAAAGATAATCCTAAAACTACGCATATTCCTGTGGTGTTACTAACGGCAAGAGCAGCGGTTATGCACGAATTGGAAGGCTTAGAAACAGGTGCAGACGAATATATGGCTAAGCCCTTTAATCCTAAGATTTTACTGACCAAGGTTTTTTCGATGTTGCAAAGTAGATTGTTGTTGAGAGAATATTACCAACGACAGCTTTTATTAGAGCCAAGTTTGGTTATGATTCCAGACGAAACCAAAGTATTTTTACAAAAAGCCATGACTATCGTTGAGGATAATCTTGGTAATTCTGATTTTAATGTACAAGTTTTGGTACGAGAAATGGCCATGAGCCAATCGGCTTTTTATCGACAAATCAAGGCTATTACAGGGCAGTCGGTTGTAGAATTTATTAGGGATATACGCCTAAAAAGAGCAGCTCAATTATTAACTACAAGTAATTTTAGGGTTTCCGAAATTGCTACAATGGTTGGTATTGATGATATTAAGTATTTCAGAAAAATGTTTCAAAGTATTTATAAACTTTCGCCAACAGAATACGCTCGCCAGCACAAAACAGAGCTTTGA
- a CDS encoding glycoside hydrolase family 88 protein, with product MKKHFSYLYLVTVCFFVTTFTLFGQNPSTHPSRKALLKIIDQNFIDAAQQYKVLMNHLPQDKFPKTYFPTTGQYQFSGSEWWCSGFYPGSLLYIYQQTQDSVLLKEANRILNILEKEKFNTTTHDLGFMMFCSFGNAKDIAPKPTHKDILIQSAKSLASRFNPTVGCIKSWDSHNNDYLVIIDNMMNLELLFWATQATGDSSYYNIAVTHANTTMKHHFRSDFSSYHVINYNAQTGDVQQKRTAQGYANESAWARGQAWGLYGYTVMYRATQNPMYLEQAKNIARFILKHPNLPTNKIPYWDFNAPNIPDALRDASAAAVMASALLELSTYVNNSLKKEYISNAEEMLFALSKPPYKAKIGTNGGFLIEHCVGHIPEKTEIDVPLTYADYYFLEAMKRYQALQK from the coding sequence ATGAAAAAACATTTTTCTTATCTCTATCTTGTTACAGTTTGCTTTTTTGTAACAACTTTTACGTTGTTTGGTCAAAACCCCTCAACGCACCCAAGTAGAAAGGCCTTATTAAAAATTATCGACCAGAATTTTATTGATGCCGCCCAACAATACAAAGTATTGATGAATCATTTGCCCCAAGATAAATTCCCGAAAACCTATTTCCCAACAACAGGACAGTACCAATTTAGTGGCTCAGAATGGTGGTGCAGTGGCTTCTACCCAGGTTCGCTACTATATATTTATCAACAAACCCAAGACTCTGTTTTATTGAAGGAAGCCAACCGTATATTGAATATACTAGAAAAAGAAAAATTCAATACCACAACTCATGACCTTGGTTTTATGATGTTTTGTAGCTTTGGAAACGCAAAAGATATAGCCCCGAAGCCAACCCATAAAGATATTTTGATACAAAGTGCCAAATCGCTAGCCTCTCGCTTTAACCCGACAGTGGGTTGTATCAAATCATGGGATTCTCATAATAATGATTACCTTGTGATTATCGACAATATGATGAACTTAGAGCTTCTTTTCTGGGCAACACAAGCCACAGGCGACTCTAGCTACTACAACATAGCCGTTACCCATGCCAATACCACAATGAAGCATCATTTTCGTTCAGATTTTAGCTCGTATCATGTCATTAATTATAATGCTCAAACAGGCGACGTTCAGCAGAAAAGAACTGCTCAAGGCTATGCCAACGAATCGGCATGGGCAAGAGGGCAAGCTTGGGGGTTATATGGCTATACTGTAATGTATCGTGCTACCCAAAACCCTATGTATTTGGAACAGGCCAAAAATATCGCTCGGTTTATTCTTAAACACCCTAATCTTCCTACCAACAAAATACCTTATTGGGATTTTAATGCCCCTAATATTCCCGATGCCCTTCGTGATGCCTCTGCCGCTGCTGTAATGGCTTCGGCTTTATTAGAATTGAGTACTTACGTCAATAATTCCCTAAAAAAGGAATACATCAGTAATGCCGAAGAGATGCTTTTTGCACTATCAAAACCACCCTACAAAGCCAAAATAGGCACTAATGGAGGCTTTTTGATTGAACATTGTGTAGGACATATTCCCGAAAAAACAGAGATAGATGTGCCTCTTACCTATGCCGACTACTATTTTTTAGAAGCAATGAAACGCTATCAAGCATTACAAAAATAA
- a CDS encoding BNR repeat-containing protein — MKVNLLSVIACWCLAVYHISAQNLTTHKTEVAKGWANNSVNAVIFRKNALVTYKEYQFVTYYNMNGYVVLGKRKITDKHWELKTTNFKGNVSDAHNTISMMIDGLGYVHLAWDHHNNPLRYAISTKPLSLEMGDKQIMTGQNEQKLSYPEFYRLPNGNLLFFYRNGASGQGNLVMNSYDIRTKKWTTIQQNLIDGEGERNAYWQACLDTKGTIHLSWVWRESADVASNHDMGYACSKDGGKTWQTSQGKRYQLPITAQNAEYAAKIPEKSELINQTSMVADANGNPYIATYYREANSTVPQYHLIYLDSKKWQIKNLGFRKTPFSLGGMGTKRIPIARPQIIAWPSPNNTLSALLIFRDAERGNKVSVAACNNLIKNQWKIQDIDPAYVGSWEPTYDTELWKEKGALHLFVQRVEQADGEGKADIPAQMVEVFELNQVKKNIK, encoded by the coding sequence ATGAAAGTGAATTTATTATCTGTGATAGCCTGTTGGTGTTTGGCTGTTTATCATATTTCAGCACAAAACCTTACTACCCACAAAACGGAAGTTGCAAAAGGCTGGGCTAACAATTCGGTTAATGCCGTTATTTTTCGTAAAAACGCTTTGGTTACCTACAAAGAGTATCAGTTTGTGACCTATTATAATATGAACGGATATGTAGTGTTGGGCAAACGTAAGATCACAGATAAACACTGGGAATTAAAAACAACCAACTTTAAAGGCAATGTTAGCGATGCTCATAATACTATTAGTATGATGATTGATGGCCTCGGGTATGTACATCTGGCTTGGGATCACCACAACAACCCACTCAGATATGCTATCAGTACCAAGCCTTTGTCGCTCGAAATGGGAGATAAACAAATCATGACGGGACAAAACGAGCAGAAACTAAGTTATCCAGAGTTTTATCGCTTACCCAATGGAAATTTGTTGTTTTTCTATCGAAACGGAGCTTCGGGGCAAGGCAATTTGGTTATGAATAGCTATGATATTCGTACCAAAAAATGGACAACTATTCAGCAAAACCTGATTGATGGCGAAGGCGAGCGAAATGCCTATTGGCAAGCCTGTTTAGATACCAAGGGTACTATTCATTTGTCATGGGTTTGGCGTGAAAGTGCCGATGTTGCCAGTAACCACGATATGGGATATGCTTGCTCAAAAGATGGCGGCAAAACGTGGCAAACCTCGCAAGGCAAAAGATATCAGTTACCTATTACTGCACAAAATGCTGAATATGCTGCCAAAATTCCAGAAAAAAGTGAGCTTATCAATCAAACCTCTATGGTAGCCGATGCCAATGGCAATCCTTATATTGCTACCTATTATCGTGAAGCCAATAGTACGGTGCCACAATACCATTTAATTTATTTGGATAGCAAAAAATGGCAAATCAAAAACTTAGGTTTTCGTAAAACACCCTTTAGCCTTGGGGGCATGGGTACAAAACGCATCCCTATTGCACGCCCACAAATTATAGCTTGGCCTTCCCCCAACAATACTTTGTCGGCCTTATTGATTTTTAGAGATGCCGAACGTGGCAACAAAGTATCGGTAGCGGCTTGCAACAATCTCATCAAAAATCAATGGAAAATCCAAGATATTGACCCAGCCTACGTTGGTTCGTGGGAGCCTACCTACGACACCGAGCTTTGGAAGGAAAAAGGTGCTTTACACCTTTTTGTACAACGAGTAGAGCAAGCCGACGGAGAAGGTAAAGCCGATATTCCTGCCCAAATGGTAGAAGTTTTTGAATTAAATCAAGTTAAAAAGAACATAAAATAA
- a CDS encoding glycoside hydrolase family 43 protein, with product MRFLFTSVILGTIAMLSGCQTQKQSPKQPPQFNTGALWYDTNHEVINAHGGGLLLVNKTYFWYGEKRGTSASEGVSVYSSKDLYHWKNEGLALPKSNDPNSEIAVGGLIERPKVIYNTKTKKYVMWFHLELPNQGYKAARAGIAISDTPTGPFRYLKSFRPNGNMSRDMTLYLDDDGSAYHIYSARENYDLRIVKLTDDYLDATQQDSLLFSNHREAPAIFKKNHLYYLITSGCTGWEPNQASLHVASSLFGPWKLLDDPMQGPLANKTFGGQSTYILPLKDKKNAFIFMADKWNPKDLKDSRYLWLPIEFENNQPVIKWQEQWQLSSYNP from the coding sequence ATGAGATTTTTATTTACTAGCGTAATACTTGGTACTATCGCTATGCTATCGGGCTGTCAAACACAAAAACAAAGCCCTAAACAACCACCCCAATTTAATACAGGAGCACTTTGGTACGATACCAATCATGAAGTAATCAATGCTCATGGGGGCGGTTTGTTACTTGTCAATAAAACGTACTTTTGGTATGGTGAAAAACGAGGTACTTCGGCATCGGAAGGCGTAAGTGTGTATTCGTCCAAGGATTTGTACCATTGGAAAAACGAAGGCTTGGCTCTGCCAAAATCCAATGATCCCAATAGCGAAATTGCAGTAGGTGGGCTTATCGAACGCCCCAAAGTGATTTATAATACCAAGACCAAAAAATATGTAATGTGGTTTCATTTAGAACTACCCAATCAAGGCTACAAGGCTGCTCGTGCGGGCATTGCTATCAGCGACACTCCTACGGGGCCTTTTCGCTACCTCAAAAGTTTTCGTCCCAACGGCAATATGTCCAGAGACATGACCCTGTATCTCGACGATGACGGCTCGGCTTATCATATTTACTCGGCTCGTGAAAACTATGATTTACGCATCGTCAAGCTTACCGACGATTATCTGGATGCCACCCAACAAGATAGCCTACTATTTAGCAATCATCGTGAAGCTCCTGCCATTTTCAAGAAAAACCATTTGTATTACCTCATTACAAGTGGTTGTACAGGTTGGGAGCCCAACCAAGCCAGTTTGCACGTTGCTTCGTCGTTGTTTGGCCCTTGGAAATTGCTCGACGACCCCATGCAAGGCCCTCTGGCTAATAAAACCTTTGGCGGGCAGTCAACTTATATTTTACCATTGAAAGATAAAAAAAATGCCTTTATCTTTATGGCCGACAAATGGAATCCTAAAGATTTGAAAGATAGCCGATATTTATGGCTACCCATTGAATTTGAAAATAATCAGCCAGTAATCAAATGGCAAGAACAGTGGCAATTAAGCAGCTATAACCCATAA